The Neovison vison isolate M4711 chromosome 5, ASM_NN_V1, whole genome shotgun sequence genome includes a region encoding these proteins:
- the LOC122907687 gene encoding C-C motif chemokine 4, translating into MKLCVTVLSLLVLVAAFSTPALSAPMGSDPPTACCFSYTLRKLPRNFVADYFETSSLCSQPAVVFQTKRGRQVCANPSEAWVQEYMDDLELN; encoded by the exons ATGAAGCTCTGCGTGACTGTCCTTTCTCTCCTCGTGCTCGTGGCTGCCTTCTCCACCCCGGCTCTCTCAGCACCAA TGGGCTCAGACCCTCCCACCGCCTGCTGCTTCTCTTACACCCTGCGGAAGCTCCCTCGAAACTTTGTGGCCGATTACTTCGAGACCAGCAGCCTCTGCTCCCAGCCAGCTGTGGT ATTCCAAACCAAAAGGGGAAGACAAGTGTGTGCTAACCCTAGCGAGGCCTGGGTCCAGGAATACATGGACGATCTGGAACTGAACTGA